A window from Triticum aestivum cultivar Chinese Spring chromosome 6D, IWGSC CS RefSeq v2.1, whole genome shotgun sequence encodes these proteins:
- the LOC123143068 gene encoding disease resistance protein Pik-2 isoform X3, translating to MEATGVSLGKAALGGALGYATSKAAEEIALQLGVERDVNFIRDELQMMQSFLMTADEEQSQNKVLATWVNQIGALAYKVEDSLMDFGLHSEKKPFWGCIPRNPGDRRRIAKEVKQLRAEVEDVSNRNLRYRLIKESSASKPTVAEEQASIAGAAMFGINEARVIAMWGTSSDLGKTSAIQKVYDDPKVLKMFGFCAWIRLMHPFSPQEFLRSLVWQFYGNYHDEVGKPEQERRVGAEILANMEKMDQRDLARMCNVELCRNSYLVVINDLVTIEEWHFIKKLFPDNKKHSRIIVSTQQAEIASLCTENPYQVSELEQLSCDQTIYLFHTKLQNSKQQTSMDGVRVAMHDTNDKARLATSEEKPKAMHASCSAEPISDSNIVTTTKKNTSMSTGEIQEEDQEPNNAGAEKAHNPTVRKKVDRSRTLTLADGLLCGRETEKSFVIKLVGQPDHNQGRKVISVWGMGGLGKTTLVRSIYRNQELGGWKRAWATALRPFNPEVLLRDLAWQLQNTVQEDPARATTTGVQKKNVSGMKLQELKQELARLLTEKKCLIVLDDISSTSEWELVKQCLDNAERIIVTTREKKIAEHCSREVRNMYPLGVLKYDEALDLFIKKVFKDNIVKTDLAPAIMEQARVTLQKCGGLPLAITTIGGFLATKPKTAIEWRKMNECISSELEINPELMTIKSILMRSYDGLPYHLKYAFLYLSIFPEDHRIRWGRLMRRWIAEGYSRDMLGITAAELCRRYFDELLDRSMILPGEGIDQYKQKINSCQLHDMIREICVSKAREENLVFTLEERCCLSKTQGAIRHLVIGSNWKRDKDVLESMLDLSHVRSLTVFGEWRSFFISENMRFVRVLDLEDTLGLRDHHLDQIGQLRHLKYLSFRGCCNIFCLPNSFGNLRHLETLDVRGTRISELPTIITDLRKLQNLHADDYVDRFGVRVEDDIVDKYQGYIDRISTGKRCSVLLSSSHVFLRPQVLDAGLNRYDIFNLYRFQERNLDGIILPKGIGKLKALHALGAVDVSGRNGNATVKEFGELTQLRKLKVGGLSYRNINELWSAIADHNQLQSLSVEIGDPNEDRNELDGCFGEGLLPPSSLENLALHGKLVNVTEWIHRLQNLSKLVLKRSRLEQDDAIQAIGVLPNIAVLRLQFNSFMGAQLHFQGSSFPSLLVLWFDRLDKLRSVLFEEGTMPKLELLQIGVCTELKVISGLPALKSLKEIQLPKNGDSYFNEILEVQKDGYRYYSKIFEVQREQVERQVAEHVRVNIVD from the exons ATGGAGGCGACGGGGGTGAGCTTGGGGAAGGCCGCGCTGGGCGGCGCACTGGGCTATGCCACGTCCAAGGCGGCGGAGGAGATCGCGCTGCAGCTCGGTGTCGAGCGCGATGTGAACTTCATCAGGGACGAACTGCAGATGATGCAGTCGTTCCTGATGACGGCCGATGAGGAGCAAAGCCAAAATAAGGTGCTTGCCACCTGGGTGAACCAGATCGGGGCCCTGGCCTACAAAGTGGAGGACAGCCTAATGGACTTCGGCCTCCACTCGGAGAAAAAGCCTTTTTGGGGGTGCATCCCCCGCAACCCAGGTGACCGACGCCGCATCGCCAAGGAGGTGAAGCAGCTGAGGGCTGAGGTGGAGGACGTGAGCAACAGGAACCTGCGCTATCGGCTCATCAAGGAGAGCTCAGCCTCCAAGCCTACCGTGGCAGAGGAGCAGGCCAGCATCGCCGGCGCTGCAATGTTTGGCATCAACGAAGCAAG GGTGATCGCCATGTGGGGAACCAGCAGTGATCTCGGGAAGACGTCTGCCATCCAGAAGGTTTATGATGACCCAAAGGTATTGAAAATGTTTGGATTCTGTGCTTGGATAAGGTTGATGCATCCTTTCAGTCCACAAGAGTTCCTCAGGAGCTTGGTATGGCAATTTTATGGAAATTACCATGATGAGGTCGGAAAGCCTGAACAAGAAAGAAGAGTTGGGGCTGAAATTCTGGCCAACATGGAGAAGATGGATCAAAGAGATTTAGCCCGTATGTGTAATGTGGAGTTGTGTAGGAACAGCTACCTGGTTGTCATAAATGACCTGGTCACCATAGAAGAGTGGCATTTCATTAAGAAGTTATTTCCTGACAACAAGAAACATAGTAGAATCATCGTTTCCACGCAGCAAGCTGAAATTGCAAGCTTGTGCACAGAGAACCCATACCAAGTTTCGGAGTTGGAGCAgttgtcatgtgatcaaacaatttatttGTTCCACACAAAG TTGCAGAATTCAAAACAGCAGACCAGTATGGATGGTGTTCGTGTGGCAATGCATGACACCAACGACAAAGCAAGGCTTGCTACGTCAGAGGAGAAACCGAAG GCTATGCATGCATCATGTTCTGCTGAGCCTATATCCGACTCAAACATAGTTACTACTACCAAGAAGAATACATCAATGTCCACCGGTGAAATACAGGAGGAAGACCAAGAACCTAATAATGCAGGTGCTGAAAAAGCTCATAACCCAACTGTTAGAAAGAAGGTTGATCGCAGCAGGACACTGACACTGGCTGATGGACTGCTCTGTGGGCGAGAAACAGAGAAATCTTTTGTTATCAAGTTAGTGGGCCAACCAGACCACAATCAAGGCCGTAAGGTGATTTCAGTTTGGGGAATGGGGGGTCTTGGAAAAACCACTCTTGTCCGAAGCATCTACCGAAACCAAGAGCTTGGTGGCTGGAAGCGTGCTTGGGCCACTGCATTGCGTCCTTTTAACCCTGAAGTACTCCTTAGAGATTTGGCTTGGCAGCTTCAGAATACTGTTCAAGAAGATCCTGCTCGAGCAACAACAACTGGCGTGCAGAAGAAAAACGTATCAGGGATGAAACTTCAAGAGTTGAAGCAGGAGCTAGCTCGGCTACTAACAGAAAAAAAGTGCcttattgttcttgatgatatatcGTCCACTTCTGAATGGGAGTTGGTCAAACAGTGCTTAGATAATGCTGAACGGATCATAGTCACCACAAGAGAAAAAAAGATTGCCGAACATTGTTCAAGAGAAGTCAGGAACATGTACCCTCTTGGAGTTCTGAAATATGACGAGGCACTTGACCTGTTCATAAAGAAG GTATTCAAAGACAATATTGTAAAAACTGATTTAGCCCCAGCTATAATGGAACAAGCAAGAGTTACCCTGCAAAAATGTGGTGGACTTCCCCTTGCAATAACGACCATCGGTGGATTCCTAGCCACTAAGCCAAAAACTGCGATTGAATGGAGAAAAATGAATGAGTGTATTAGCTCTGAACTGGAGATAAATCCTGAACTTATGACAATAAAGTCAATTCTTATGAGGAGCTACGATGGTCTACCATACCATCTCAAGTATGCTTTCTTGTACCTGTCCATATTTCCAGAAGACCACCGAATTAGGTGGGGTCGCTTGATGAGACGGTGGATTGCAGAGGGTTACTCAAGGGATATGCTTGGCATCACTGCAGCTGAACTTTGTCGGAGGTACTTTGATGAGCTTTTGGATAGGAGTATGATCCTTCCAGGGGAAGGGATAGACCAATACAAACAGAAAATCAATTCTTGCCAACTTCATGATATGATCCGTGAAATATGTGTCTCAAAGGCTAGGGAGGAAAACCTTGTTTTCACACTGGAGGAAAGATGTTGTTTGAGCAAGACACAAGGTGCAATACGCCATCTTGTCATAGGCAGCAACTGGAAAAGGGACAAAGATGTGCTGGAGAGCATGCTAGACTTGTCACACGTACGGTCATTGACCGTGTTTGGAGAGTGGAGATCGTTTTTCATCTCCGAAAATATGAGGTTTGTGCGAGTGCTTGACTTAGAAGACACACTGGGGTTAAGAGATCATCATCTTGATCAAATCGGGCAGCTCCGTCACCTCAAGTACCTTTCTTTTCGAGGATGTTGCAACATTTTCTGCCTGCCTAATTCTTTCGGGAATTTGAGGCACCTCGAAACACTGGATGTTAGAGGTACACGCATATCTGAGTTGCCAACAATAATCACCGATCTTCGGAAGCTACAAAACCTTCATGCAGATGATTATGTGGACCGTTTTGGTGTTAGGGTAGAGGATGACATAGTTGATAAGTATCAAGGTTACATTGATCGTATTTCCACAGGTAAAAGATGCAGCGTTTTGTTGTCTAGCAGTCATGTTTTCTTGAGACCACAAGTATTAGATGCCGGTTTGAACAGGTATGATATATTCAATCTATACCGCTTCCAGGAGAGGAACCTAGATGGCATTATTCTTCCTAAAGGGATTGGTAAATTGAAGGCCCTTCATGCCCTAGGTGCTGTTGATGTTTCCGGGAGAAATGGAAATGCCACTGTAAAAGAGTTTGGAGAGCTTACTCAGCTACGTAAGCTTAAAGTGGGTGGTCTGAGCTACAGAAACATCAATGAGTTATGGTCTGCCATTGCTGATCATAATCAACTTCAATCTTTATCAGTTGAAATAGGTGACCCGAATGAAGATAGGAATGAGTTAGATGGCTGTTTTGGTGAGGGTTTGTTGCCACCCAGCAGCCTGGAGAACCTTGCTCTGCATGGTAAGCTAGTCAATGTAACAGAATGGATCCATAGGCTTCAAAATCTCTCCAAGTTGGTGTTAAAACGTAGCAGATTGGAGCAAGATGATGCCATACAAGCCATCGGGGTCCTACCAAATATAGCGGTACTACGCCTGCAATTTAACTCGTTCATGGGGGCACAACTCCATTTCCAGGGGTCATCTTTCCCGAGCCTCTTGGTGCTGTGGTTCGATAGATTAGATAAACTACGGTCGGTGTTGTTTGAAGAAGGCACAATGCCCAAGCTTGAGCTGCTACAAATTGGTGTGTGCACAGAGCTGAAGGTCATCTCCGGGCTGCCAGCCCTCAAAAGCCTCAAAGAAATTCAGTTGCCTAAAAATGGTGACAGTTATTTCAATGAAATATTAGAGGTGCAGAAAGATGGTTACAGATATTACAGTAAAATATTTGAGGTGCAGAGGGAGCAGGTTGAGAGACAGGTAGCGGAGCACGTGAGAGTGAACATTGTTGACTGA
- the LOC123143068 gene encoding disease resistance protein Pik-2 isoform X2, with the protein MEATGVSLGKAALGGALGYATSKAAEEIALQLGVERDVNFIRDELQMMQSFLMTADEEQSQNKVLATWVNQIGALAYKVEDSLMDFGLHSEKKPFWGCIPRNPGDRRRIAKEVKQLRAEVEDVSNRNLRYRLIKESSASKPTVAEEQASIAGAAMFGINEARFATLEHEKSSEVDLHQLITRNDVNLRVIAMWGTSSDLGKTSAIQKVYDDPKVLKMFGFCAWIRLMHPFSPQEFLRSLVWQFYGNYHDEVGKPEQERRVGAEILANMEKMDQRDLARMCNVELCRNSYLVVINDLVTIEEWHFIKKLFPDNKKHSRIIVSTQQAEIASLCTENPYQVSELEQLSCDQTIYLFHTKNSKQQTSMDGVRVAMHDTNDKARLATSEEKPKAMHASCSAEPISDSNIVTTTKKNTSMSTGEIQEEDQEPNNAGAEKAHNPTVRKKVDRSRTLTLADGLLCGRETEKSFVIKLVGQPDHNQGRKVISVWGMGGLGKTTLVRSIYRNQELGGWKRAWATALRPFNPEVLLRDLAWQLQNTVQEDPARATTTGVQKKNVSGMKLQELKQELARLLTEKKCLIVLDDISSTSEWELVKQCLDNAERIIVTTREKKIAEHCSREVRNMYPLGVLKYDEALDLFIKKVFKDNIVKTDLAPAIMEQARVTLQKCGGLPLAITTIGGFLATKPKTAIEWRKMNECISSELEINPELMTIKSILMRSYDGLPYHLKYAFLYLSIFPEDHRIRWGRLMRRWIAEGYSRDMLGITAAELCRRYFDELLDRSMILPGEGIDQYKQKINSCQLHDMIREICVSKAREENLVFTLEERCCLSKTQGAIRHLVIGSNWKRDKDVLESMLDLSHVRSLTVFGEWRSFFISENMRFVRVLDLEDTLGLRDHHLDQIGQLRHLKYLSFRGCCNIFCLPNSFGNLRHLETLDVRGTRISELPTIITDLRKLQNLHADDYVDRFGVRVEDDIVDKYQGYIDRISTGKRCSVLLSSSHVFLRPQVLDAGLNRYDIFNLYRFQERNLDGIILPKGIGKLKALHALGAVDVSGRNGNATVKEFGELTQLRKLKVGGLSYRNINELWSAIADHNQLQSLSVEIGDPNEDRNELDGCFGEGLLPPSSLENLALHGKLVNVTEWIHRLQNLSKLVLKRSRLEQDDAIQAIGVLPNIAVLRLQFNSFMGAQLHFQGSSFPSLLVLWFDRLDKLRSVLFEEGTMPKLELLQIGVCTELKVISGLPALKSLKEIQLPKNGDSYFNEILEVQKDGYRYYSKIFEVQREQVERQVAEHVRVNIVD; encoded by the exons ATGGAGGCGACGGGGGTGAGCTTGGGGAAGGCCGCGCTGGGCGGCGCACTGGGCTATGCCACGTCCAAGGCGGCGGAGGAGATCGCGCTGCAGCTCGGTGTCGAGCGCGATGTGAACTTCATCAGGGACGAACTGCAGATGATGCAGTCGTTCCTGATGACGGCCGATGAGGAGCAAAGCCAAAATAAGGTGCTTGCCACCTGGGTGAACCAGATCGGGGCCCTGGCCTACAAAGTGGAGGACAGCCTAATGGACTTCGGCCTCCACTCGGAGAAAAAGCCTTTTTGGGGGTGCATCCCCCGCAACCCAGGTGACCGACGCCGCATCGCCAAGGAGGTGAAGCAGCTGAGGGCTGAGGTGGAGGACGTGAGCAACAGGAACCTGCGCTATCGGCTCATCAAGGAGAGCTCAGCCTCCAAGCCTACCGTGGCAGAGGAGCAGGCCAGCATCGCCGGCGCTGCAATGTTTGGCATCAACGAAGCAAGGTTTGCTACCCTAGAGCATGAAAAATCATCAGAGGTGGACCTCCACCAGCTAATTACGAGGAACGATGTGAATCTTAGGGTGATCGCCATGTGGGGAACCAGCAGTGATCTCGGGAAGACGTCTGCCATCCAGAAGGTTTATGATGACCCAAAGGTATTGAAAATGTTTGGATTCTGTGCTTGGATAAGGTTGATGCATCCTTTCAGTCCACAAGAGTTCCTCAGGAGCTTGGTATGGCAATTTTATGGAAATTACCATGATGAGGTCGGAAAGCCTGAACAAGAAAGAAGAGTTGGGGCTGAAATTCTGGCCAACATGGAGAAGATGGATCAAAGAGATTTAGCCCGTATGTGTAATGTGGAGTTGTGTAGGAACAGCTACCTGGTTGTCATAAATGACCTGGTCACCATAGAAGAGTGGCATTTCATTAAGAAGTTATTTCCTGACAACAAGAAACATAGTAGAATCATCGTTTCCACGCAGCAAGCTGAAATTGCAAGCTTGTGCACAGAGAACCCATACCAAGTTTCGGAGTTGGAGCAgttgtcatgtgatcaaacaatttatttGTTCCACACAAAG AATTCAAAACAGCAGACCAGTATGGATGGTGTTCGTGTGGCAATGCATGACACCAACGACAAAGCAAGGCTTGCTACGTCAGAGGAGAAACCGAAG GCTATGCATGCATCATGTTCTGCTGAGCCTATATCCGACTCAAACATAGTTACTACTACCAAGAAGAATACATCAATGTCCACCGGTGAAATACAGGAGGAAGACCAAGAACCTAATAATGCAGGTGCTGAAAAAGCTCATAACCCAACTGTTAGAAAGAAGGTTGATCGCAGCAGGACACTGACACTGGCTGATGGACTGCTCTGTGGGCGAGAAACAGAGAAATCTTTTGTTATCAAGTTAGTGGGCCAACCAGACCACAATCAAGGCCGTAAGGTGATTTCAGTTTGGGGAATGGGGGGTCTTGGAAAAACCACTCTTGTCCGAAGCATCTACCGAAACCAAGAGCTTGGTGGCTGGAAGCGTGCTTGGGCCACTGCATTGCGTCCTTTTAACCCTGAAGTACTCCTTAGAGATTTGGCTTGGCAGCTTCAGAATACTGTTCAAGAAGATCCTGCTCGAGCAACAACAACTGGCGTGCAGAAGAAAAACGTATCAGGGATGAAACTTCAAGAGTTGAAGCAGGAGCTAGCTCGGCTACTAACAGAAAAAAAGTGCcttattgttcttgatgatatatcGTCCACTTCTGAATGGGAGTTGGTCAAACAGTGCTTAGATAATGCTGAACGGATCATAGTCACCACAAGAGAAAAAAAGATTGCCGAACATTGTTCAAGAGAAGTCAGGAACATGTACCCTCTTGGAGTTCTGAAATATGACGAGGCACTTGACCTGTTCATAAAGAAG GTATTCAAAGACAATATTGTAAAAACTGATTTAGCCCCAGCTATAATGGAACAAGCAAGAGTTACCCTGCAAAAATGTGGTGGACTTCCCCTTGCAATAACGACCATCGGTGGATTCCTAGCCACTAAGCCAAAAACTGCGATTGAATGGAGAAAAATGAATGAGTGTATTAGCTCTGAACTGGAGATAAATCCTGAACTTATGACAATAAAGTCAATTCTTATGAGGAGCTACGATGGTCTACCATACCATCTCAAGTATGCTTTCTTGTACCTGTCCATATTTCCAGAAGACCACCGAATTAGGTGGGGTCGCTTGATGAGACGGTGGATTGCAGAGGGTTACTCAAGGGATATGCTTGGCATCACTGCAGCTGAACTTTGTCGGAGGTACTTTGATGAGCTTTTGGATAGGAGTATGATCCTTCCAGGGGAAGGGATAGACCAATACAAACAGAAAATCAATTCTTGCCAACTTCATGATATGATCCGTGAAATATGTGTCTCAAAGGCTAGGGAGGAAAACCTTGTTTTCACACTGGAGGAAAGATGTTGTTTGAGCAAGACACAAGGTGCAATACGCCATCTTGTCATAGGCAGCAACTGGAAAAGGGACAAAGATGTGCTGGAGAGCATGCTAGACTTGTCACACGTACGGTCATTGACCGTGTTTGGAGAGTGGAGATCGTTTTTCATCTCCGAAAATATGAGGTTTGTGCGAGTGCTTGACTTAGAAGACACACTGGGGTTAAGAGATCATCATCTTGATCAAATCGGGCAGCTCCGTCACCTCAAGTACCTTTCTTTTCGAGGATGTTGCAACATTTTCTGCCTGCCTAATTCTTTCGGGAATTTGAGGCACCTCGAAACACTGGATGTTAGAGGTACACGCATATCTGAGTTGCCAACAATAATCACCGATCTTCGGAAGCTACAAAACCTTCATGCAGATGATTATGTGGACCGTTTTGGTGTTAGGGTAGAGGATGACATAGTTGATAAGTATCAAGGTTACATTGATCGTATTTCCACAGGTAAAAGATGCAGCGTTTTGTTGTCTAGCAGTCATGTTTTCTTGAGACCACAAGTATTAGATGCCGGTTTGAACAGGTATGATATATTCAATCTATACCGCTTCCAGGAGAGGAACCTAGATGGCATTATTCTTCCTAAAGGGATTGGTAAATTGAAGGCCCTTCATGCCCTAGGTGCTGTTGATGTTTCCGGGAGAAATGGAAATGCCACTGTAAAAGAGTTTGGAGAGCTTACTCAGCTACGTAAGCTTAAAGTGGGTGGTCTGAGCTACAGAAACATCAATGAGTTATGGTCTGCCATTGCTGATCATAATCAACTTCAATCTTTATCAGTTGAAATAGGTGACCCGAATGAAGATAGGAATGAGTTAGATGGCTGTTTTGGTGAGGGTTTGTTGCCACCCAGCAGCCTGGAGAACCTTGCTCTGCATGGTAAGCTAGTCAATGTAACAGAATGGATCCATAGGCTTCAAAATCTCTCCAAGTTGGTGTTAAAACGTAGCAGATTGGAGCAAGATGATGCCATACAAGCCATCGGGGTCCTACCAAATATAGCGGTACTACGCCTGCAATTTAACTCGTTCATGGGGGCACAACTCCATTTCCAGGGGTCATCTTTCCCGAGCCTCTTGGTGCTGTGGTTCGATAGATTAGATAAACTACGGTCGGTGTTGTTTGAAGAAGGCACAATGCCCAAGCTTGAGCTGCTACAAATTGGTGTGTGCACAGAGCTGAAGGTCATCTCCGGGCTGCCAGCCCTCAAAAGCCTCAAAGAAATTCAGTTGCCTAAAAATGGTGACAGTTATTTCAATGAAATATTAGAGGTGCAGAAAGATGGTTACAGATATTACAGTAAAATATTTGAGGTGCAGAGGGAGCAGGTTGAGAGACAGGTAGCGGAGCACGTGAGAGTGAACATTGTTGACTGA